The genome window CACCATGGGGCCCTCCCGGGAGTGTCGGCCGCAATCAGGCCGGCGGAGGGCGGAGTGGTAATTGAAGTCGAGACCAGGCCCGGCTCAAGCACCCCTGGAAAGCTCTCCTACGACTCCTGGAGAAGAAAGCTGAGAATCACCCTTTCAGAGAGGGCAGAGAAGGGCAGGGCCAACGCAGAACTCCTCGAGTGCCTTTCGAGAATTCTTGGGGTTCAGGCCCGCACACTGTCCATAGCTTCTGGCGCGAGGAGCCGGAGGAAGTGCGTTTTTGTGGCTGGGCTAGCGGAGGTGGAGATTCTCCGGCGCCTCGTCCCGCAGCTCGAACTGGAGGTGGGGATGGTGGTTGGGGCGAAAAATGGTTGCGGGAGCGGTGAAAAGAATGGGGCCTCAGGCCGACAGAAGGGGGGTGATGAGGGCTGACAAGGGAGAGGCAGCTCGAAGAGCTCGAAAGCCTCCTTAGGGAGCTGGGGGATGCGAGCCTGAATGCGCCCGTGCTCGTTGAGGGCGCAAGGGACGTCGCTGCGCTGAGGAAGCTCGGCGTGCGCGGGAGAATTCTGATGCTAAACAGGGGACAGGGACTGCTGAGGAGATGTGAGGTCCTCGCGCGAGAGCACGGACGAGTTATCCTCCTGACCGACTGGGACTTAAAGGGGCGGGAGCTCCATGAAAGGCTGAAGAAATTGCTAGCGGCCTGTGGCGGGGTTCCGGACGAGACCTTCTGGCTGGCCCTACGGCGCCTGTGCGGGGGGAGCAACAGGACCATTGAAGAACTGCCATCGTTCCTGAGAAACCTCAGGGAGACTGCGGGAGCTGCCTCCCCCATCGATTCCTGAGACAATGGAATCGGGATGGGGAGTATGGACTTGGCCCGAAGGCGCCCGTGATGGTCGGAACCCTCTTACGTTCCCCTCTCAGTGACGGTCCGCCTAATCACGGGGTCTCTGTCCGCCAGACGCTTTAAAAATTCCTCGAAAGAGATCTCATCTGGCACCTCCTCTCTCAGGTAAACACCGGTTCTTCCCACGTCACTCCGCCTGGTGAGCACCCTGACCCGCTCGCTAACGACCTCAAAGGGAACGTTGAGAAAGCGGGAAACCTCTGCCTCCCTGCCCACCACCGAGCTCTCGATGTGGCCTTTCGCGGTGGGAATCACCAGGAGGAGCCTTTTACTGACCCCCGGCACGCGTGGGGCCGTGGCTAGCCCCTTCGCTGGCAGCGCCCCTCCGAACCTGTAGAAGCCCTCTTCATTCGGTTTGAAGGGGACGAGAGGGAATGTTACTGAGGCTCTGGAGTCAATGAGAATTCGTCCCTTTGGAGCGCTGTTCGGCGTGGCCACAACGATTTCCCGGCTGAGCCACTCAATCCCCGCTCTCTCCAGCCCCAGCTCTACACTGAAGGAGGGCACAGTCCCGCGCTCGAGGTACACCAGATCAATGTCGCTGCGCCTGTGAACATCGCCCCGGGCTAGCGAGCCGTGGACAAACCAGCCAGGGCCAAGGGCTGAGCCGAGTTCCTCCGCCCTCCTCCTCAGCCAGGCAAGCAGCTCGAGCCTCTCTGGGGAGTAAGTGACCTCAAGTGGGTCCCGCAACCAAACGACACTCTCCCTCATTCCACACCACCATGGCTCTGAAGGCCTCCCCCTCCAGCAACTGTTTCTAGGATTAAGTGAGTATCGCACCCCAGCCTCAGGCGCAATCAATTTATTACCCTCGGGTTATCTTGCTCGAGGTGAAAGAATGCTGGAGGTACAGCAGCTCGAGCTGCGGGGCGGAACGGCGCTCGGGGTGAGGGTTCAGCTGCCGGTCGCTCCTCTGGTGCTGGTACGCGCCCGGAGGGGCTTCGTGATGTGCGGATACCTCAATATGGAAGCGATGGACAAAATGGGCGAGGTCGCGGTCAGGGTCACGGGCGTCAGGAGCTTCGACGACGTGCTCCGTGCGAAGGTCGCCGGCGTGTCGCAGAAGGCGAGGGAGCTCGGGATATCCGAGGGCATGAGCGGCCAAGAGGCGCTGGAGAAGATGTTCTGAGATGGATGAGAGGGGCGCGGACGCGCGGCGCTCCCCTCATTTCGGGAGCGAGGATGGTGGCCCGCACCTGAGCACCCGGGAGGCCTGGGACGCTCTCTACTTGCGCCGGCCTCTGCCGTGGGGGAGTGCTCCGTGGCTTCCAGAAATCCCGCGAGGAGCTAGGGTGCTCGAGCTGGGATGCGGCGGTGGCCGCGTCCTGAGCGTGCTGAGTGCGCGGATTCGGACCGACATATCCTGGCACCGAGAGAAGGAGGGGGCGCGCTGGGCTTTTCAGGTTGGTGCCGGGGGGGCGGTAGGGGGGCTCTTGTCCTTCCGGGCGAGAGCCCCGGTGAGCGGGGATTCGGGCGGTTCCCCTCGTGAAATGGGCCCGGCGCCAGAGGCGGGGGAGGGACCCATGCTCGTTGGGCTGGACTTCTCAATCTCCGCGCTCAAACCCCTGCTCCGCCGCGGGACCTGGTCTTTGGTTCTCGGCGACGCTACGGAGCTGCCCTTCCGCAGCCAGAGCTTTGACCTCGTTTTCTGCCGTCACCTTCTCGAGCACCTCGAAGAAGAGGGGAGGCGCAGGACCGCCTCGGAGATGCTCAGGGTTCTGGCGGATGGGGGGAGGGCGTGGGTCACGGTCTTCTCCGTTGATGACGCGCGATTTGGAAAGGGGAGGGAGGTGGAGAGGGGGACGTTTCTGCGCGGCGATGGAATTCTGCGGCACTATTTCACCGGGGATGAGCTCCGGTCCCTCTTCGGCCCTGCCCTGACCCGCTGCCGCAGCATCAAATGGAGGGAGAGAGCGGGGCGGGAGAGGGTGGAGAGGGCCGTTATCGAGGCAGAGGTCGAGCGCCGAAGAGCCTAAATTCCGGGGCGCGAATCGGGGCCCGGTGTCCGGATGGAGTTGAAAAGCGTCAGGATAGAGAAGCCCGAGGGGCTGAACATCATCATCGGACAGTCCCACTTCATCAAAACCGCCGAGGACATTTACGAGGCTGTCGTGAACACGGTTCCGCAGGCGAGGTTCGGCGTTGCGTTCTGCGAGGCCTCCTCGAAGT of Thermoplasmata archaeon contains these proteins:
- a CDS encoding nucleotidyltransferase domain-containing protein; amino-acid sequence: MRESVVWLRDPLEVTYSPERLELLAWLRRRAEELGSALGPGWFVHGSLARGDVHRRSDIDLVYLERGTVPSFSVELGLERAGIEWLSREIVVATPNSAPKGRILIDSRASVTFPLVPFKPNEEGFYRFGGALPAKGLATAPRVPGVSKRLLLVIPTAKGHIESSVVGREAEVSRFLNVPFEVVSERVRVLTRRSDVGRTGVYLREEVPDEISFEEFLKRLADRDPVIRRTVTERGT
- a CDS encoding class I SAM-dependent methyltransferase; translated protein: MDERGADARRSPHFGSEDGGPHLSTREAWDALYLRRPLPWGSAPWLPEIPRGARVLELGCGGGRVLSVLSARIRTDISWHREKEGARWAFQVGAGGAVGGLLSFRARAPVSGDSGGSPREMGPAPEAGEGPMLVGLDFSISALKPLLRRGTWSLVLGDATELPFRSQSFDLVFCRHLLEHLEEEGRRRTASEMLRVLADGGRAWVTVFSVDDARFGKGREVERGTFLRGDGILRHYFTGDELRSLFGPALTRCRSIKWRERAGRERVERAVIEAEVERRRA
- a CDS encoding DUF167 domain-containing protein, which translates into the protein MKVPVSVRGKAAPGASAPEETVMEASSPGAQSKKWSGGSVLRSGREGVSKGRREAYGIALLPPQGEGMIDEKAPLPVAGVNGHHGALPGVSAAIRPAEGGVVIEVETRPGSSTPGKLSYDSWRRKLRITLSERAEKGRANAELLECLSRILGVQARTLSIASGARSRRKCVFVAGLAEVEILRRLVPQLELEVGMVVGAKNGCGSGEKNGASGRQKGGDEG
- a CDS encoding DUF1805 domain-containing protein; the protein is MLEVQQLELRGGTALGVRVQLPVAPLVLVRARRGFVMCGYLNMEAMDKMGEVAVRVTGVRSFDDVLRAKVAGVSQKARELGISEGMSGQEALEKMF